From Salvelinus namaycush isolate Seneca chromosome 9, SaNama_1.0, whole genome shotgun sequence:
tgtgccattcatagtgtgaatgggcaagacaaaagatttaagtgcctttgaacggggtatggtagtaggtgccaggagcaccggtttgaCTATGTCAAGAACTGcggcgctgctgggtttttcacgctcaacagtttcctatgtgtatcaagaattgtccactatccaaaggatatccagccaatttgacacaactgtgggaagcattggagtcaacatgtgatCCACAGATTTGCAGATGGACTGGCAGGTCAACTCTTTTTGGcttggctagctaactagctggctAATAGTGTCCAGATGCATCATTTGAACAATCAGCTTTTTTGTTTCACCTGGCTGCTGATCCCTGATCTTTTGAAAGCATCAATTGAAGAGTCACCTGAagcttgagaggaatgggagatgcaGTAGAGGAAtgcagtgctgaggcagaggGCTCGTAGTGAGGACAACTGGCTACTACTCTGAACTGTGTGTGGTGAGCTTTCTGGCTGCCGAGGCATCACTCAAGTGGGTGACATACATTGtgaaggtgtcacgccctgaccttagttatatatgttttctgtattattttggtcaggtcagggtgtgacgtgggtgggtatgcgtgttttgtattgtctagggttttttgtagatctatgttttttttaaagtctaggttattgtaggtctatggtggcctgaattggttcccaatcagaggcagctgtttatcgttgtctctgattggggatcctatttaggttgccattttccatttaggttttgtgggttattgtctatgtgtagttgcatgtcagcactcagttgtatatagcttcacgttagtttgtttagtgttcttcgtttattaaagaagaatgtattcacatcacgctgcgccttggtctcatcactacgacgaacgtgacagaaggaGGAGAAGTCCAGTAGCTACATGAATGAGGCTGGTTCCCAGAGCAACACTCTATAAGATCGTCACTAGACCCTTCATCATCAACCATCTCCCTGACCACATTCCTCTTCTCAAGCCTCGATGAACTGCCTCTCTCTATCTTTGGAGGATGCATGAACTCAAAAGACTTGGCCTATATTGGTTGACCTAACTATAGTTAGGCTACTCATGATGGTGTAATGCTTGTTTTTGTATGAAGCGCTTTGAGATTTTGAAAAGttgaataaattattattatggaaagaacaggtgttcctaatgttttgtacactgtattATTATACCGTCATGCTCCTCCTCAGCGTAGTTCTCAAACTCATTCATCTGTTCCTCATGGTTCTCTCTCTTCCGCTTATCTGCAGCCAGCACCTGTCTCTGTTCAGCTATAGGGGAGGAGAAAAAGGAAGTAAATTAAATTGTATCACTTGCGGTCAAACTGCGCCAACAACATTACGTAGGGTTGAATCTCTGCAGAGTACAGGCAGACGCTGGGTTTGGGCCATGGAATCCTCTCCTAGTCCTGACACCTAACCTCTGACCTTTTCTTCATTGTTGTTCCATGGGACAGGTCTTTGCCTGCATAACGACTTCCTTTTGGAATTTCATTTTGGGGAATTCAGGTCAGTCAGGTAGTTGTAAATAACAACTAAATGGAAAAGCAATCAGATGAACAGTTGAAATGGGAAAGCTTGCAGCGTTCCTTCGCAGGTCGGTGGTCAGGGAGCTGTGAACTAATGACCCAGTGTAAATAAAACTCAAAAGGTAACCACCCATATCATCAACCAAGGGTTATGTCAATCATTGGGATACTGCACTGTATGCAAGTCACTTATTTACACATCAGTGATATGCTCCTAACTCCTGTCATAAAGTATTTGACCCACCCACTCACTTCTACCTGGCATAACCTCGCCACCTAAAAGCCCAAAGTCAAACAGGTTCACCCATTTGAACACAGGTGAAAGCCACATTGATGTTGATTATACCTACCTGGCAACAGAGCTGAACCTCACTGTAACCACTCAGTGGTCACACAGATAACACAAACTCACACATTTGTtatactatccttgtggggaccaaacaattgattcccattcaaaatcctaattTCCCTGACCTTAACTCCtaacctaacctctaaccctgaaGCTTAAAacagcctttttccttgtggcgACCGGTGAAATGTTCCCTCTTGACTATATTATCCATGTTTTACTATCCTAGTGGGGAATTCTGATCCCAACATGGatagtaaaaacacacacacaatcaatcaaATAAATGTAGAAAGATGTTCTTATACAGAAACacaagcctaaaaccccaaacagcaagcaatgtagatgtacacacacacacactataggtTTATCCACATTTTCTCATATGACTTACTGTGGTTTAGTAGTGTCAACATGTGGCTGCCAAAGTGGCTCTCAAAAAGTAAACTTAtttttctctcactctatccatctctctgaCCCCCCTCCCTCCACTGTGTCAGTGTTGGCACATTCCACACTCAACTTCTAACTGCTCTCTCCATACCCAGACTGGATACAAACATcactccatctcactctctctctatttttcttcTCTCGCTCTAACTCTTTTCAGCGAACACTTCAATTTGTCTTGGGTTTATGTACTTACGTAACTCGCctctcaccgtctctctctctccagctaaACTCTCACCTGGCCGTCAACTGAGTAGTTAAAGAGAACAATCAAACAACTCACTTCTGGGAACTTTCACAAGGTCTCCTCTCGTgtcctagcggttagagcgttagggacagtaactgaaagggacagtaactgaaaggttgcttgtTCAAATCCCTAAagtggaaaaatctgccgttcttcccttgaacaaggcggttaacccTCACAACAACTTCTCCCCCGACCTTGatgatgtcaattaaggcagtttcccgcacctctctgattcagaggggttgcgGAAAATGCCTTCAGTTTTGCAACTGACTACAGCAGTAAGTATCACCTTTCCCTGCATAATACATGTACCTTGTGAAAGTGGAGATAAAAGGAGTCGGATAAAAGGAGAGAAGCTCAATGCTCCATGCTACTCTGTAGCTCCTGCGGCAGCCTCCAATATGCTACCGTTTATAGctgggtcatgttcagtggggAGAGAACTTTTGAAACTGAGAGGTACCATATCTAAACTTGTCCAATGAGAACACTGGGTttggttttctgttgcaaaacattttgctacagtgtgccctactgaacacaactCTGGTCTGAGGCGGTCTGGCAAGGGTATAGCACCTGAGGTGTCCAGGGCTCTAGGCTTTGCAGCTGGCAGTCGCCGGCTAGCCTTCTCACAGTAAAAACACTATTCTCCAGCTCAGTCCAGCCATAACAGTATTCACTCAGTGTCATAACATTACCTATTCAGCTGAATCATTTTagatttttgtcatttagcagacgctcttatccagagcaacttacagtagtgagtgcatacattttcatatttctTCATACTGGTCCCACaggggaatcaaacccacaaccctggtgttgctctaccaactgagccacacgggaccgaaTCATTGCAAAGACCGATAAAACACTGGGACTTCAGCCATCGCTGTATTCAATTGCAGCAATATAAACTCCATCCAGTAATATAAACTCGTAGTGCAGTAGTAGGCTACCTCTGCAACCAAAACGTTCAGCTGACCTTAAGAAGTATTGATCGATCTAGAGATGTGGGACCAAACCATCCATCTATGCTACACACACAAGCTGTGCTTCATTCAGGCATCCACAGACAGAGGCACGCAacaccacaccatccactgcAAGTTCACCACCGACCATTGGTGAAAAACAACCCCAAAAACATCCAAGCAACATATAGATCTTAAAAGAGATCCAAACAGAGAAAGCTTCAATCACCGTCAATTTCGTCCTGAGACTTGGCAGCTCTCCTGCTGCGGCGTCTGAAGAAGTTTGCTGCATCGGCCTCGGGCATGAAGATCTCCCTCAGTGGAcctgagaagaagagagaaagaaaagacagAGTTGAGAGCTATTGTGTTAGTATGCAGAGGGCGGTGAGTTCGCGCCCAGAAAACAAAGACAACACATTTCCATTCTGTTACAATCGCataagagatgagaggagggtagATTTAACAGCAGGCAAAAAAAGAGGAAGTTCCGTAAGGTTTGAAGTCCCAGCCCGCACCAGGAAATGAGGTTGTACGTGCTGCAGAAGACGAAGAGGGGTTCGGTGAAGGTCGAGCTGCTTACCTCTCGGGTCGGTTGCCTTGGTAGTGCCCTTATCATCGGGGACAGCTGCACTGTCTACCTCCTGAGATACTGCATGGGTTCAGAGGTACATGATGATAGGACAAGACATCAGATCAGCGTTGAGCTCTCTATCACAATGTTCCCATACCACTATCACTAGTAACAGAGTCACTCTGCCCTCAGACTGCACTCTTAAGTTTCTCTAGCGATATCACCTGAAAATATGACATGCACCATCCTCCTCAAGTATTCATTCACATCTCGTAAATATATATTATTCCCTGACAATACAGTCCCCCCTGCAGGCAGACTCACTCACAGGACAGTGACAGGAGCACAGCGACAAGAAAGGTTGCATGCGGCCAGGACATCTTGAGAgctgtgtctgagctgttgaggGATAGGAGAGAGGTgagtgaggtgagagagagagagggcggggggaaggaggagagtaagagaggaaggaggtgagtaagagagaacgagagagagagagagagaaagagaggttaaAAGAGAGCAGATGGCACCCTGGAAGGGGGGGCCGGGGAGAAGATCAGCTGGTTGGAATTTCAGAGGCTTTGACAAACCATTGGtcagggaggggaagagaggatcCATGGGGACCATAGAAGCACAAAAACGTCAAGGTTTCCTCACATAAGCCACATCATTTCAGTTTTTCAAGTAATTAAACAGTTTGATCTGAAAACCCTCAAAAGTAATATACCCCCGACCCTTAACCTTTGGAGCTGGACTTACACAATATATGGTAATGGTCCAGATGACCTTTCACCTTGTCTCAGGTGGCACAGGCTCATGAGCACATGCTCTGGGGGCTCATTTTAGTTGCCTGTGACATCATTTAGAGATTTCAAATGGGAAGGACTCAATGAGAGATCATTCATGCCACAAGTATTGCATTGCAATATTACAGCTTCATAATGTATACCTGCAGCAAAGTCTTACCCGAGGTTGTGCTGTACATCATTCCACTCAACATAAGGCTCCATAACATATTTAAGGGAGAGCTTTGATTGGGTTTGACGTTGACAAATGTGTTATTTTGTCATAACTGCCGTGTGTGGAGGCTCGTTGCTGGGCAGGACTCCAGGATACAGCTGTACACCAGAGATTTACTGACATGTACAGTGTATTTTTTATGTTTACACCTATCAGACAGGAAAGCAATGGATGACTTGCAACTATTACAACACTGCAATTCCCCAGTCCTGGAAAGCAATGAGAAAAGTGATTTGGAGGGCACCGACTTGCCTGTGTTGCCTCCCGCCAAATCTCTCCATCCAGACAAAACCATATGTTCAatatatatctacctcaattacctcgtatctctgcacatcgacttggtactggtaccctgtgtacataaccaagttatcgttactcattgtgtatttattcctcgtgttattcTCTTTCTATTATTTTTCCATTTTTTTCTCCCTGCGTTGTTtgaaagggcccgtaagtaagcatttcactgttagtctacacctctTGACTTGACAAataatttgatttgacacacacacacacacactgccaggtctctccATCCAGATGGAACTGAGCTGGCCCCTTTAACAAGGCCGCCTTCTTTGCTCAGCAGAAACTCCATCAGGAAAGTATGTAAACTTTTGTTTGCTTGAGTTTTCCCCCACCTGAATAGCTGGCTCGACACAGGTCGGAGTGAATGTGTAAATTGTTGAGAGAGAGAAGTATGCTAGGCTATCCAGGGTGGAGGGACTTTATGGATTATTTCCCAGGGGTCCAAAGTAagttggaggaaagggaggaaggatatagtgtgtgtgtgtgtgtagttgttgtCCTACCTTATCAGGACTCCAGTGCCCTAACAATTCACCTAAATGTCCTGACAAGGTAGGAAACAAGAACTTTTTGGAAAAGGCAGGACTTTTTTAATGTCCTGAATTTGTTCAAATGCAACTTGAAGCTTAAAGGTTTTGGGGTTAGTCATTTTTAATGGTCAAACATTTTTACTCCCTAAAAAGTCCTGAAATGTCATGAAAattaagctgtgtgtgtgagggtgtgtgtgttttgtttgtttgtttgtgtgtgtgtattttctgtggTGAGAATGAACAGCAACCTAGTGATAAGGAGATTCTGGTGTACAGACTTACTGTACATCAACATAGAGAGAGATGTTTTTtgtgctctctcacacacagatggACTGCTATTTTCCTACAAAGTTGGGATTTATAAGGAAAAGCATGTGCCCAACTCTCTGCTTATACTGTAAAGCTTATCAAGGAAGCCCCAAATAGATGTTGTGCCAAATAGATAGAATAAATAAATATTGTCCAAATAAATAGAGATGAGAAACCAGTAAATCAAACTAGTGGGTATTATGTTAGAAAGTGGCTAGGATTATATCACATTAGCAGAGTAAACACAACTCCATATCATCTCTATGCACACAAAAGAATGAGggttcctcaagggttctttgAGGAGGGTGATGCTTCTATGTGTGAATCATATTGACCCAAAGAACCATTTGAGCCCTTCAATGGCTCTTTGCAGTTCAAAAAAGGGTTCTTTCCTCTTCTAGTGATAATTCAAATAAGGGCAGTGGCTCATGAGCATATTCTGGGGGCGTGGTTTACGCACAGCTCTTTTTCTGCAACCGTGAGTCAGAGAGTCATCCCAGTTGATCTAATCTGTTGCGTTATGCTGTGACATGTTACATATGACTATGGCCAGTGACGGTGTATTGTGAAAGACTCACATACGCCCGGGAGTCATTTGAGAATGTTCGACTAAATCAGTCATTGGTTTTTGATTCTCTCCTCGGGGGACCTTCAGCCgttccagagctagcacacctgatttaaTGTGTTAATAAACCAATCAGAATCAATGTCCGCGCCTCCGTGGAAATCAAGTTGGCGTACTACAAAAATCTTCATataaatctgtctgtctgtatttttCATGGGCTGTGTCTGAATCAGTCGATGTGGGTACCACCGagctgccaacttctgtctgtagcatccgaacagtttgggctactcTCTAAAACTCTCACAAACACGTACTGTACATGTCGGTTGTTTGGCTCTAGGAAGCCCACAAGCcacacaagactcgtctgaaggtagtCCGGTACCTGTTAAAAAAATGGAAGTATAgtatatactgtatggaagtagtttagtgccTTAAAAGAGCGGTTAAATATGTGAAGAAAAAATCTTTCTTagatctctcagatataggacagacacttcaaagcAAACTTA
This genomic window contains:
- the LOC120053323 gene encoding unique cartilage matrix-associated protein-like, which translates into the protein MYSTTSVSQEVDSAAVPDDKGTTKATDPRGPLREIFMPEADAANFFRRRSRRAAKSQDEIDAEQRQVLAADKRKRENHEEQMNEFENYAEEEHDEQDERTRESTEQWREFHYDGLHPPQEYNRQST